One genomic segment of Candidatus Abyssobacteria bacterium SURF_5 includes these proteins:
- a CDS encoding MinD/ParA family protein — MIDQAQKLRELAAAYRAHPRVITVTSGKGGVGKSNVVINLAISLSRLGKRVLIIDADLGLANVDVLLGLKNRFNLQHVLDGHMKLKDILVFGPAGIKVIPGSSGIPHVANLNTRKRHEFIMSFREVEGEADIILIDTSAGLTRNVIALAVLADEILLVTTPEPSAITDAYAMIKVLQSEKPEAKIQLVVNMASTEAQALEVAQRVAQVSRQFLNFQLVILGGVPNDPCVPKAVMRRQPWAELFPRAAATRAIKQIAAKMLNGEQKGSADNDGFIQRLSAYFGA, encoded by the coding sequence ATGATCGACCAGGCCCAGAAATTGCGCGAGCTCGCAGCCGCATATCGGGCGCATCCGCGCGTCATCACCGTCACCAGCGGCAAGGGAGGGGTGGGTAAATCCAATGTCGTCATCAACCTGGCTATCTCGCTGTCGCGCCTGGGCAAGCGGGTTCTCATCATTGACGCCGATCTCGGGCTTGCCAATGTGGATGTGTTGCTTGGATTAAAGAACCGGTTCAACTTGCAGCACGTTCTCGACGGTCACATGAAATTAAAGGACATATTGGTGTTCGGGCCGGCCGGGATCAAAGTTATACCGGGCAGCTCCGGCATCCCGCACGTCGCCAATTTGAACACTCGCAAAAGGCATGAATTCATCATGTCCTTCAGGGAAGTCGAAGGCGAGGCCGATATCATCCTTATCGATACCTCCGCCGGACTGACAAGAAATGTGATCGCTCTTGCCGTTCTCGCCGACGAGATCCTGCTGGTGACGACACCGGAGCCGTCGGCGATCACCGACGCTTATGCGATGATAAAGGTGCTCCAGAGCGAGAAACCCGAAGCCAAAATCCAACTGGTGGTGAATATGGCGAGCACCGAGGCGCAGGCGCTGGAAGTGGCGCAAAGGGTGGCGCAAGTTTCCCGCCAATTCCTGAACTTCCAATTGGTCATTCTTGGCGGAGTGCCGAACGATCCCTGCGTTCCGAAAGCTGTCATGCGGCGGCAGCCCTGGGCCGAGCTGTTTCCGCGGGCGGCGGCAACCCGCGCGATTAAACAGATAGCCGCTAAAATGTTAAATGGAGAACAGAAAGGGTCAGCGGACAACGACGGCTTCATCCAGCGGCTGTCGGCATATTTCGGAGCGTGA
- the fliM gene encoding flagellar motor switch protein FliM: MADILSQEEVDALLAAVSEAEPLQAERPEPPAKRYHVARYDFKRPERVSKEQFRGFQTLSELFARELSTALGGSLRVIARAVVASVDQITYEEYILSVSNPTSYNIIQLPPLEGNLILEFNPSLIFPIIDRLLGGRGMAISKARELTEIEQKLVAKIIDLVLGTLVRAWRHLAGFSWKLIAQENDPQIVQIVTGSEIVLVLRFELSVGEITGAMSLCMPVLAIEPMLEKVGAEYTFYGAKPDQKGAQTAAAVKDIVFRASTSVEAYLSGSSIYVHDLLNLQVGDIIRLDNSTADESCITICVGGKQKFKAKQGRIGSRQAFQIVTRIQ; the protein is encoded by the coding sequence ATGGCTGATATTCTGAGTCAGGAAGAAGTTGACGCCCTTCTGGCGGCTGTCTCCGAAGCCGAGCCGCTGCAGGCGGAGCGGCCGGAACCGCCCGCGAAGCGTTATCACGTGGCGCGGTACGACTTCAAGCGTCCCGAGCGGGTCTCAAAGGAGCAGTTTCGGGGATTCCAAACGCTTTCGGAACTGTTTGCGCGCGAATTGAGCACCGCGCTCGGCGGATCTCTCAGAGTGATCGCGCGCGCAGTGGTCGCCTCGGTCGATCAGATCACCTATGAGGAGTACATTCTGTCCGTTTCGAATCCTACCTCCTACAACATAATTCAGCTTCCCCCGCTCGAAGGAAACCTGATCCTGGAATTCAATCCGTCGCTCATCTTCCCAATCATCGACCGCCTGCTCGGCGGGCGCGGAATGGCCATCTCGAAGGCGCGCGAGCTGACGGAAATCGAGCAGAAACTGGTGGCCAAAATCATCGACCTGGTGCTGGGCACCCTGGTTCGCGCCTGGAGACATCTTGCCGGGTTCTCGTGGAAACTGATCGCGCAGGAGAACGATCCGCAAATCGTGCAAATCGTGACGGGAAGCGAAATCGTGCTCGTGCTCAGGTTCGAGCTGAGCGTCGGCGAAATCACCGGCGCCATGAGCCTGTGCATGCCGGTGCTCGCGATCGAGCCCATGCTGGAGAAGGTCGGCGCCGAATATACATTCTACGGAGCCAAGCCGGACCAAAAGGGAGCTCAAACGGCCGCCGCGGTCAAGGACATAGTATTTCGGGCGAGCACCAGTGTGGAGGCATATCTTTCAGGCTCATCTATTTATGTTCATGATCTCCTGAATCTGCAGGTGGGCGATATCATTCGGCTCGACAACAGCACGGCGGACGAAAGCTGCATAACCATCTGTGTCGGCGGAAAACAAAAGTTCAAAGCGAAGCAAGGACGCATTGGAAGCCGGCAGGCTTTCCAGATTGTCACCAGAATTCAATAG
- the flhF gene encoding flagellar biosynthesis protein FlhF yields MELKRYRAHSMQAALAQVKQELGAEAVILNTKTFYQGGLFGLGKKEVVEIVASRDVNIADTAPEFSRRREVCARYSSARPASSAAPAVRTSAADGCPEEILKELFSLKSQVESLTKECVRDPEYPQLLNDLYHRLIAAGASRELAKKIMGAVHTDLNGADLQNEATVKKKVGHEIGKLVKLCGPIMCPSGGRKKVVMTGPTGVGKTTTIAKLAAHYSIKERRRVGLITADTYRIAAVEQLKVYADIIGVSLDVVLTPKELRDAVRRQADKELIFIDTAGRSQQNQTRLVELKNFLDAAEPDENHLLVSATTHREEIDNIIEKFGVADVSTFIISKADECSKPGSIIDALAAHGKPVSYLTTGQDVPDDIEVATEASLVSLLFRNGDT; encoded by the coding sequence GTGGAGCTTAAGCGGTATCGCGCACATTCGATGCAGGCGGCCCTGGCGCAGGTCAAACAGGAGCTCGGGGCGGAAGCCGTCATCCTGAACACAAAGACGTTTTATCAGGGCGGCCTTTTCGGGCTCGGGAAAAAAGAAGTAGTCGAGATCGTGGCTTCGCGCGATGTAAATATCGCTGATACAGCGCCGGAGTTCTCGCGCCGGAGGGAAGTTTGCGCCCGCTACAGTTCTGCGCGACCGGCGTCGAGCGCAGCGCCGGCGGTCCGGACGAGTGCGGCCGATGGTTGCCCCGAAGAGATACTGAAGGAACTCTTCTCGCTCAAGTCCCAGGTCGAATCCCTTACCAAAGAATGCGTGCGCGACCCGGAGTATCCGCAGCTATTGAACGATCTCTACCACCGGCTGATTGCTGCCGGCGCCTCCCGCGAACTGGCAAAAAAGATCATGGGGGCGGTACATACGGATTTGAATGGAGCCGACCTCCAAAACGAGGCCACGGTGAAGAAAAAGGTCGGCCATGAAATTGGAAAGCTGGTCAAACTCTGCGGGCCGATCATGTGCCCGAGCGGCGGAAGAAAGAAAGTGGTAATGACCGGTCCCACCGGCGTAGGGAAGACGACTACGATCGCGAAGCTCGCCGCCCACTATTCCATAAAGGAGAGGCGGCGCGTCGGCCTTATTACCGCCGATACCTACCGGATCGCGGCTGTCGAGCAATTGAAGGTATACGCCGATATCATCGGAGTGAGCCTGGACGTCGTTCTTACCCCCAAAGAGTTGCGCGATGCGGTCCGGCGGCAGGCCGACAAGGAATTGATTTTTATCGATACCGCCGGCCGCAGTCAGCAAAATCAGACCCGGCTCGTCGAGTTGAAGAATTTTCTGGACGCCGCGGAGCCGGACGAAAACCACCTTCTTGTAAGCGCCACAACCCATCGCGAAGAAATCGATAACATCATCGAGAAGTTCGGTGTTGCGGACGTATCCACCTTTATCATCTCGAAGGCGGACGAATGCAGTAAGCCGGGCTCAATCATTGACGCGCTCGCAGCTCATGGGAAGCCCGTTTCCTATCTGACCACCGGGCAGGACGTCCCCGACGATATCGAAGTCGCAACCGAGGCGAGCCTGGTTTCGTTGCTCTTCAGGAATGGTGATACATGA